In Flavobacterium endoglycinae, one DNA window encodes the following:
- the ileS gene encoding isoleucine--tRNA ligase, translated as MSTKFTEYKGLDLPTVASEVLDFWKKENIFEKSVTTREGAEPFVFFEGPPSANGLPGIHHVMARAIKDIFCRYKTQKGFQVKRKAGWDTHGLPVELGTEKELGITKEDIGKTISIEEYNEACKRTVMRYTDVWNDLTEKMGYWVDMEDPYVTYKPKYMESVWWLLKQIYDKGLLYKGYTIQPYSPKAGTGLSSHEVNQPGAYRDVTDTTIVAQFKTLPETLPSFLQGFGDIHILAWTTTPWTLPSNTALTVGPKIDYVLVKTFNQYTFEPINVILAKNLVGKQFGKGFFLSEDDADFDNVKNGDKKLPYKILTEAKGADLVEIRYEQLLPYVLPYENAENAFRVIAGDFVTTEDGTGVVHTAPTFGADDAKVAKEAKPEVPPMLVLDENGTAVPLVDLQGKFTSHLGDLAGKYVKNEYYDAGQAPEKSVDVEIAIRLKEENKAFKVEKYVHSYPHSWRTDEPLLYYPLDSWFIKVTDVKDRMFDLNETINWKPKSTGEGRFGNWLKNANDWNLSRSRYWGIPLPIWRTEDKKEEVLIGSVEELYNAIEKSIEAGFQKENPFKGFEIGNMSESNYDLIDLHKNVVDEITLVSASGKPMKRESDLIDVWFDSGAMPYSQWHYPFENKDKIDENKDFPANFIAEGVDQTRGWFYTLHAIGTLVFDKVAYKNVVSNGLVLDKNGQKMSKRLGNATDPFETIAEYGPDATRWYMISNANPWDNLKFDIEGIAEVRRKFFGTLYNTYSFFSLYANIDGFKYAEAEIPLNERPEIDQWIISELHTLIKFVDECYEDYEPTKATRAISDFVQENLSNWYVRLCRRRFWKGEYAKDKIAAYQTLYTCLLTISKLSAPVAPFFMDQLYRDLTALTGTENFASVHLAEFPKFVENFVNKTLESKMQKAQTISSLVLSLRKKEMIKVRQPLQKVMIPVLDEGQRAEIEAISDLVKAEVNVKEIELLDDASGILVKQIKPNFKALGPRFGKDMGLISKEIQGFSAEQINQLDKQGTLDIVIAGNSVTLSLEDVEITSQDIEGWLVANSNGITVALDITISEELKNEGIARELVNRIQNIRKDSGFEVTDKIKVQIKRDSILEEAVSKNEDYIKSETLTDELVFADALENGTEIEFDDIRTMILISK; from the coding sequence ATGAGTACAAAATTTACTGAATACAAAGGACTTGACTTACCAACTGTAGCGTCTGAAGTTCTTGATTTTTGGAAGAAAGAAAATATATTTGAAAAGAGTGTAACAACTCGCGAAGGTGCTGAACCTTTCGTATTTTTTGAAGGTCCGCCTTCAGCAAACGGATTGCCAGGAATTCACCACGTAATGGCACGTGCGATTAAAGATATTTTTTGCAGATATAAAACTCAAAAAGGTTTTCAAGTAAAACGAAAAGCCGGATGGGATACTCACGGTTTGCCTGTTGAATTAGGTACCGAAAAAGAATTAGGAATTACAAAAGAAGATATTGGTAAAACAATTTCAATCGAAGAATATAACGAAGCGTGTAAAAGAACCGTTATGCGTTATACCGACGTATGGAATGATTTGACCGAAAAAATGGGATATTGGGTTGATATGGAAGATCCGTATGTGACTTATAAACCAAAATATATGGAATCTGTTTGGTGGCTTTTAAAACAAATCTACGATAAAGGTTTGTTGTACAAAGGATACACGATTCAGCCATATTCTCCAAAAGCAGGAACTGGATTGTCTTCTCACGAAGTAAACCAGCCTGGAGCGTATCGTGACGTAACTGATACTACAATTGTAGCACAGTTTAAAACACTTCCAGAAACGTTGCCTTCATTCTTGCAGGGTTTTGGAGATATCCACATTTTAGCTTGGACGACAACTCCTTGGACACTTCCTTCAAATACCGCTTTGACAGTGGGTCCAAAAATCGATTATGTTTTAGTTAAAACTTTTAATCAATATACTTTTGAGCCAATCAATGTTATTTTGGCCAAAAACTTAGTTGGAAAACAATTCGGAAAAGGATTTTTCTTAAGTGAAGATGACGCTGATTTTGACAATGTGAAAAACGGCGACAAAAAACTTCCATACAAAATCTTAACCGAAGCAAAAGGAGCCGATTTAGTAGAAATTCGTTACGAGCAATTATTGCCTTACGTATTGCCCTATGAAAATGCTGAAAATGCATTTAGAGTAATCGCAGGTGATTTTGTTACTACTGAAGATGGAACAGGAGTAGTACATACAGCTCCTACTTTTGGTGCAGATGATGCTAAAGTAGCAAAAGAAGCAAAACCAGAAGTGCCGCCAATGTTAGTTTTAGACGAAAATGGAACTGCAGTTCCTTTAGTTGATTTACAAGGAAAATTCACTTCTCATTTGGGTGATTTGGCTGGTAAATACGTTAAAAACGAATATTACGATGCAGGACAAGCTCCAGAGAAATCGGTAGATGTTGAAATTGCTATTCGATTAAAAGAAGAAAATAAAGCCTTTAAGGTTGAAAAATACGTACATAGTTATCCACATAGTTGGAGAACTGATGAGCCGTTGTTATATTATCCACTAGATTCTTGGTTCATTAAAGTAACCGATGTAAAAGATAGAATGTTCGACCTGAACGAAACTATCAATTGGAAACCTAAGTCTACTGGTGAAGGACGTTTTGGGAATTGGCTTAAAAATGCTAATGATTGGAACTTATCTCGTTCTAGATATTGGGGAATTCCGTTGCCAATTTGGAGAACTGAAGATAAAAAAGAAGAAGTTCTTATTGGCTCTGTTGAAGAATTGTACAATGCGATTGAGAAATCTATCGAAGCTGGTTTTCAAAAAGAAAATCCGTTTAAAGGTTTTGAGATCGGAAACATGTCTGAATCAAATTATGATTTAATTGATTTGCACAAAAATGTTGTGGATGAAATTACTTTAGTTTCTGCTTCTGGAAAACCAATGAAGCGCGAAAGTGATCTAATCGACGTTTGGTTTGATTCTGGAGCAATGCCTTATTCGCAATGGCATTATCCATTTGAAAACAAAGACAAAATTGATGAGAATAAAGATTTTCCGGCTAATTTTATTGCAGAAGGAGTAGATCAAACACGTGGATGGTTCTATACCTTACACGCGATCGGAACTTTGGTTTTTGATAAAGTGGCCTACAAAAATGTTGTTTCAAACGGTTTGGTGTTAGACAAAAACGGACAAAAAATGTCTAAACGTCTAGGAAACGCAACAGATCCTTTTGAAACCATTGCAGAATACGGTCCAGATGCAACACGTTGGTACATGATTTCAAACGCTAATCCTTGGGATAACTTGAAATTTGATATCGAAGGAATTGCTGAGGTTCGTCGTAAGTTCTTTGGAACACTTTACAACACCTATTCATTCTTCTCGTTATATGCGAACATCGACGGATTTAAATATGCCGAAGCTGAAATTCCATTAAACGAAAGACCTGAAATCGATCAGTGGATTATTTCTGAATTACATACGTTAATAAAATTTGTTGACGAATGTTATGAAGATTACGAGCCTACAAAAGCAACAAGAGCGATTTCTGATTTCGTTCAGGAGAATTTAAGTAACTGGTACGTTCGTTTATGCCGTCGCCGTTTCTGGAAAGGTGAATATGCAAAAGATAAAATTGCAGCTTACCAAACGCTTTATACTTGTTTGCTTACAATCAGTAAATTAAGCGCTCCGGTTGCGCCGTTCTTTATGGATCAATTGTATCGCGATTTAACAGCTTTGACAGGAACTGAGAATTTTGCCAGCGTTCACTTGGCTGAATTCCCAAAATTTGTCGAAAACTTTGTTAATAAAACGTTGGAAAGCAAAATGCAGAAGGCGCAAACGATCTCATCTTTGGTGTTATCGCTGCGTAAAAAAGAAATGATTAAAGTTCGTCAACCTCTGCAAAAGGTAATGATTCCGGTACTTGACGAGGGTCAGCGTGCTGAAATCGAAGCGATTTCTGACTTGGTAAAAGCGGAGGTAAATGTGAAAGAAATTGAACTTTTAGACGATGCTTCTGGTATCTTGGTGAAACAAATTAAGCCTAATTTTAAAGCATTAGGACCACGTTTTGGTAAGGATATGGGGTTGATTTCTAAGGAGATACAAGGTTTTTCTGCAGAACAGATTAATCAGCTTGACAAGCAGGGAACGTTAGATATTGTTATTGCAGGAAATAGTGTAACTTTATCATTAGAAGACGTCGAAATAACATCGCAGGATATCGAAGGATGGTTAGTGGCAAATTCAAACGGAATTACGGTTGCACTTGACATCACCATATCTGAAGAGTTGAAAAATGAAGGTATCGCGAGAGAATTAGTAAACAGAATTCAGAATATCCGTAAAGATTCAGGATTTGAAGTTACTGATAAGATCAAAGTACAAATAAAAAGAGACAGTATTTTAGAAGAAGCTGTTTCAAAAAATGAAGATTACATAAAATCGGAAACATTAACAGACGAACTGGTTTTTGCTGACGCTTTAGAAAACGGCACAGAAATTGAGTTTGATGACATTAGAACAATGATATTAATTTCAAAATAG
- a CDS encoding roadblock/LC7 domain-containing protein: MNEITTILNTFLVDTKASAALILNGKGKLITSLNLDYGDSIAAMSAAILSMSEKFLVDLEKGSLKQLYLKSSDGVVVGNKISGSNFVIAFSREGSNLGLLMHSTDELSAELSKNSLLK; encoded by the coding sequence ATGAATGAAATAACTACTATTTTAAACACTTTTTTGGTCGACACTAAAGCTAGCGCAGCTTTAATCTTAAATGGAAAAGGAAAACTAATCACTTCCCTGAACCTTGACTACGGTGACAGCATTGCGGCTATGAGTGCTGCTATTTTATCTATGAGCGAAAAATTTCTTGTCGATTTAGAAAAAGGCTCATTAAAACAACTTTATTTAAAGAGTTCTGACGGTGTTGTCGTTGGAAACAAAATAAGCGGTTCTAACTTCGTGATTGCTTTTTCTAGAGAAGGAAGTAACCTTGGCTTATTAATGCATTCAACAGATGAATTATCTGCTGAACTAAGCAAAAATTCCCTATTAAAATAA
- the recO gene encoding DNA repair protein RecO, whose product MLVKTKAIVISSLKFQEKSLIVKCFTLSNGLKSYFVRDAFSSRKANQKIAYFQPFSILEIEAVHKNKGTLENFKEIKSAVPFQSIHTDIVKSTMVMFLSEMLHYSIQEEEKNEQLFVFLETALTWLDHHDEISNFHLILLLEITKYLGFYPDVSEIDLPFFEINEGIFTLFQKANVLSEHETNLFKKLLELKFDNDQKVFHVAERQILLKILIDYYSLHLEGFKKPKSLDILKEVFS is encoded by the coding sequence GTGCTCGTCAAAACCAAAGCCATAGTAATCTCTTCTTTAAAATTTCAGGAAAAAAGCTTGATCGTAAAATGCTTTACGCTTTCAAACGGACTGAAATCTTATTTTGTGCGCGATGCATTTTCAAGTCGGAAAGCAAATCAAAAGATTGCTTATTTTCAGCCGTTTTCGATTTTAGAAATTGAAGCCGTTCATAAAAATAAAGGCACTTTAGAGAATTTTAAAGAAATAAAAAGTGCCGTTCCGTTTCAGAGTATTCATACTGATATTGTGAAAAGTACAATGGTCATGTTTCTTTCAGAAATGCTGCATTATTCCATTCAAGAAGAAGAAAAAAACGAACAGCTTTTCGTGTTTTTAGAAACTGCACTTACTTGGCTGGATCATCATGACGAAATCTCCAATTTTCATTTAATTCTGCTTTTAGAAATCACAAAATACCTCGGGTTTTATCCTGATGTTTCTGAAATCGATTTGCCTTTTTTTGAAATAAATGAAGGCATTTTTACACTTTTTCAAAAAGCAAATGTACTGTCTGAACACGAAACAAATTTGTTTAAAAAATTATTGGAATTAAAATTTGATAACGATCAAAAAGTCTTTCATGTGGCAGAAAGACAAATACTTCTTAAAATCCTGATTGATTATTACAGTTTGCATCTCGAAGGATTCAAAAAACCAAAGTCTTTGGATATTTTAAAAGAAGTTTTCTCTTAG
- a CDS encoding TraR/DksA family transcriptional regulator yields MIDEITRYSDADLAEFKEIIQAKIKKAQEDLDLIKSAYMNDLNNGTDDTSPTFKAFEEGSETMSKEANSQLAIRQEKFIRDLKNALFRVENKTYGICKVTGKLISKERLKIVPHATMSIEAKNLQR; encoded by the coding sequence ATGATAGATGAAATTACAAGATACTCTGATGCAGATCTAGCAGAGTTCAAAGAAATAATCCAGGCAAAAATTAAAAAAGCACAAGAAGATCTAGATTTGATCAAAAGTGCCTATATGAACGATTTGAATAACGGAACTGATGATACTTCTCCAACATTTAAAGCTTTTGAAGAAGGAAGTGAGACCATGTCAAAAGAAGCAAACTCTCAGTTGGCTATCAGACAAGAGAAATTCATTCGTGACTTAAAAAATGCCTTATTCCGTGTAGAAAATAAAACATACGGTATCTGCAAAGTAACAGGTAAATTAATTAGTAAGGAAAGGCTTAAAATCGTTCCTCATGCAACCATGAGTATCGAAGCTAAAAACTTGCAGCGATAA
- a CDS encoding lipoprotein signal peptidase, whose product MSLRKAYFLIFLVLIIDQLSKIYVKTNFILGEEVVIADWFRIHFIENEGMAWGTKIPGQYGKLILTVFRIFAVVGIGYWLADAVKKRHSAYLIVSIALIFAGAAGNIIDSVFYGVIFDDSTHNLATMFSPQPYGSWFHGLVVDMFYFPIWEGDLPTWVPIFGGKHFMFFNAIFNVADMAISTGVGILLVFNKRAFPKHA is encoded by the coding sequence ATGTCATTAAGAAAAGCATATTTCCTTATATTTTTAGTTTTAATTATCGATCAGCTTTCGAAAATTTATGTAAAAACAAATTTCATCTTAGGAGAAGAAGTTGTTATTGCTGACTGGTTCAGAATTCATTTCATTGAAAATGAAGGAATGGCCTGGGGAACAAAAATACCTGGACAATATGGTAAATTGATTTTGACCGTTTTTAGAATCTTTGCCGTTGTTGGAATTGGATATTGGCTGGCAGATGCAGTTAAAAAACGTCATTCAGCTTATTTGATCGTTTCGATTGCTTTGATTTTTGCAGGAGCTGCCGGTAATATTATTGATTCTGTTTTTTACGGAGTTATTTTCGATGACAGCACACACAATTTAGCAACTATGTTTTCTCCACAGCCGTACGGATCTTGGTTTCATGGTTTAGTAGTTGATATGTTTTACTTTCCTATTTGGGAAGGCGACTTGCCAACATGGGTGCCAATCTTTGGAGGAAAACATTTTATGTTCTTTAATGCGATCTTCAACGTTGCCGATATGGCAATTTCTACAGGAGTTGGAATTTTGTTAGTCTTTAATAAAAGAGCATTTCCAAAACACGCATAA